Within Massilia endophytica, the genomic segment GGTTTCGGCGAGCGCCCAGCGCTGGCCCAGGCGGTCGGTGAGCTTCGACGGATCTGCATCGCGCGACATTCCGGCGGCCATGCCCTGCGCGCCTTCCAGAATGCGGCGCGCGCCGGTAAAGCCGCCCTGCGCGAGGTAGGCCGCCATGAGGCCGTCGCTGGCGGCTTTCGCCGTATGCAGCTGTTTCGAATCCGCCGCGTCGCGCAGGAATTCCCACAGCCCTGCGGCCTGCGTGCCTGCGGAACCGAAGGCATGCAGCATCTGTTCAGGCGTCAGCTTGAGCAGGCTGCCTGCGGCGGCAGCCGCGGCGATAGTTCCTGCCGTGCCGGTGGTGTGGAAGATCTTGTAGTGCGAGCGGCCCAGGAACTCACCCACGCGGATGCCCACCTCATAGCCCGCGGTGACGGCGCACAGCAGTTCCTTCCCGCTGCTGCCGAGGGACTGCGCCACCGCCAGCGCGGCCGGGAACACGACGGCGGCGGGATGGAAGACGGAGCCGTTGTGCACATCGTCCTGCTCGGCGAAATGGGAGGAGGCGCCGTTCACCAGGGCGGCGAACAGCGGGGTGCTGCGCGTGCGGGAGATCAGCACTTCACAGGGGCCGAGTGCGCCCATCTGCTGCGCAAACGCGGCGATGGTTTCGACCGGCCTGGCTCCTTTGCCTGCCAGCGCGGAGCCGATCCAGTCCAGGAACAGGTCTTCGGCGCGGCGGACGACGTTCTCCGGTATGTCCTGGAATTGCAGATTGGCCGCAAAGGCAGCCAGCTGCTGCGATGGATGTTCGCTCATGTTCTCCTCTTGCTCAAATGGCTTGCTGTTCGCGCAGCGCGGCGATGGCCTCGGGCGCGTAGCCAAGGCCGGACAGGATGGTTTCGGTATGCTGGCCAAGTGCCGGCACTTCGTCCATGCGCGCCTCCCAGGTATTCGGCACGCCGGGCGGCA encodes:
- a CDS encoding MmgE/PrpD family protein; translated protein: MSEHPSQQLAAFAANLQFQDIPENVVRRAEDLFLDWIGSALAGKGARPVETIAAFAQQMGALGPCEVLISRTRSTPLFAALVNGASSHFAEQDDVHNGSVFHPAAVVFPAALAVAQSLGSSGKELLCAVTAGYEVGIRVGEFLGRSHYKIFHTTGTAGTIAAAAAAGSLLKLTPEQMLHAFGSAGTQAAGLWEFLRDAADSKQLHTAKAASDGLMAAYLAQGGFTGARRILEGAQGMAAGMSRDADPSKLTDRLGQRWALAETSFKFHASCRHTHPAADALLQVMGEHGLTAERIARVEAYVHQGAIDVLGPVVNPQTVHQAKFSMGTVLGLIAEFRIAGLTEFENYYNDPRIADFRSKVHMVLDEEVDAAYPERWIGKVAVTTTDGRILGGRVDEPKGDPGNTLSRRELHDKAVRLAAFSGAAAEDEMNAVADKVWSMARLPQVGSLL